The Campylobacter concisus genome has a window encoding:
- a CDS encoding DUF488 domain-containing protein, translated as MFKAYRIYDFIKDDSLDMKAAFVDRLYPRGIRKEIFSNFLWLKDITPSPALREWFHEDREGRFDEFCDKFEHELDNEKAKSCFKMLKKLEKEYGDIALLTASKDIDLCHIPVLLKVLNK; from the coding sequence ATGTTTAAAGCTTATAGAATTTATGATTTTATCAAAGATGACAGTTTAGATATGAAGGCGGCCTTTGTTGATAGGTTATATCCAAGAGGTATAAGAAAAGAAATATTCTCAAATTTTCTTTGGCTAAAGGACATTACTCCTAGTCCTGCTTTAAGAGAGTGGTTTCATGAAGATAGAGAGGGCAGATTTGATGAGTTTTGTGATAAATTTGAGCATGAGCTTGACAATGAAAAAGCAAAATCATGTTTTAAAATGCTAAAAAAATTAGAAAAAGAGTATGGAGATATAGCACTTTTAACAGCAAGCAAAGATATAGATCTTTGCCATATACCTGTTTTGTTAAAAGTTCTAAACAAGTAG
- the prfB gene encoding peptide chain release factor 2: protein MDSYEYNELLKKLQTKVENIGSIVKPDEIKARLKEIEATEQDPSFWQDIAKAGALNKEKTKISNMLAKFSDAHQAVSDAKELFELANSENDEETINSLFEDAKNLDEKIVNLEISMLLSGEDDGKNAIVSIHPGAGGTESNDWASMLYRMYLRFCEREGFKVETLDFQEGEEAGLKDVSFIVKGENAYGYFKAENGIHRLVRTSPFDSAGRRHTSFSSVMVSPEVDDDIEIEIEEKDLKIDTYRASGAGGQHVNKTESAIRITHVPTGIVVQCQNDRSQHKNRATAMKMLKSRLYELELMKQQEASNSVEKSEIGWGHQIRSYVLFPYQQVKDNRSGEAFSQTDAILDGDIKKMIEGVLIAQKAEG, encoded by the coding sequence TTGGATAGTTACGAATACAACGAGCTTTTAAAGAAGCTACAAACAAAAGTTGAAAACATAGGCTCTATCGTAAAGCCTGACGAGATAAAGGCTAGGCTAAAAGAGATCGAAGCGACCGAACAAGACCCTAGTTTTTGGCAAGATATCGCTAAAGCTGGAGCGCTAAATAAAGAAAAGACAAAAATTTCAAACATGCTTGCTAAATTTAGCGACGCTCATCAAGCAGTTAGCGACGCAAAGGAGCTTTTTGAGCTAGCAAATTCTGAAAATGACGAGGAGACTATAAATTCTTTATTTGAAGATGCTAAAAATTTAGATGAAAAGATAGTAAATTTAGAAATTTCTATGCTTTTAAGCGGCGAGGATGACGGCAAAAACGCGATCGTATCGATACACCCTGGAGCTGGCGGCACTGAGAGTAATGACTGGGCGAGCATGCTTTATAGGATGTATCTTAGATTTTGCGAGCGTGAGGGATTTAAGGTTGAGACTTTAGACTTTCAAGAGGGCGAAGAGGCGGGGCTAAAGGATGTGAGCTTTATCGTAAAAGGCGAAAACGCTTATGGTTACTTCAAGGCAGAAAATGGCATCCACAGGCTCGTTCGCACAAGCCCATTTGATAGCGCAGGACGCCGTCACACAAGCTTTTCTAGCGTCATGGTAAGCCCTGAAGTAGATGATGATATCGAGATCGAGATCGAAGAGAAAGATCTAAAGATAGACACTTATAGAGCCAGTGGCGCAGGCGGTCAGCACGTAAATAAAACTGAATCAGCCATCCGCATCACGCACGTGCCAACTGGCATCGTCGTGCAGTGCCAAAATGACCGCAGTCAGCATAAAAACAGAGCCACAGCGATGAAAATGCTAAAGTCGCGCCTTTACGAGCTTGAGCTGATGAAACAGCAAGAGGCGAGTAATAGCGTCGAAAAGAGCGAGATCGGCTGGGGGCATCAGATAAGATCATATGTGCTTTTCCCATATCAGCAGGTAAAGGACAACCGCAGTGGCGAGGCATTTTCGCAAACTGATGCGATACTTGATGGTGATATCAAAAAAATGATAGAGGGCGTTTTGATCGCTCAAAAGGCTGAGGGGTAG
- a CDS encoding ribose-phosphate pyrophosphokinase has protein sequence MRGYKIFSGTANIELSKKISQYLSLPLSEASIKRFSDGEISVQIGESVRGKDVFVIQPTCAPANINLMELLILTDALKRSSASSITAIVPYFGYARQDRKAAPRVPITAKLVANMMQTAGIDRVVTMDLHAGQIQGFFDIPVDNLYGSIIFNDYVKAKNLPNPVVASPDVGGVARARALAKNLNLLDMVIVDKRREKANESEVMNVIGDVKGKDVILVDDMIDTAGTIVKAAEIFKERGATSVMAFCTHPVLSGPAYDRLKLGFLDELVVTDTIPLKEELPCIKVLSTASLFGEVIRRVYHNESVNSLF, from the coding sequence ATGAGAGGCTATAAAATTTTCTCAGGCACCGCAAACATCGAGCTTTCTAAGAAAATTTCGCAATATTTGTCGCTTCCACTCAGCGAAGCTAGCATTAAAAGATTTAGCGATGGTGAGATCAGCGTGCAAATCGGCGAAAGCGTGCGTGGGAAAGATGTTTTTGTCATCCAGCCAACATGTGCCCCAGCAAATATAAATTTAATGGAGCTTCTTATCTTAACTGACGCTTTAAAACGCAGCAGCGCAAGCTCTATAACAGCGATCGTGCCGTATTTTGGCTACGCTAGACAAGACAGAAAAGCAGCCCCTAGAGTGCCGATCACTGCAAAACTAGTGGCAAATATGATGCAAACAGCAGGCATCGACAGGGTCGTTACGATGGACCTTCACGCAGGACAAATTCAAGGATTTTTCGATATCCCAGTGGATAACCTTTATGGAAGCATCATCTTTAACGACTACGTAAAAGCTAAAAATTTACCAAATCCAGTCGTCGCAAGCCCAGATGTAGGCGGCGTGGCTCGTGCTAGAGCCTTGGCAAAAAATCTAAATTTATTAGATATGGTCATCGTTGATAAGCGCCGCGAGAAAGCAAACGAGAGCGAAGTGATGAACGTTATCGGCGATGTTAAAGGCAAAGATGTGATCTTGGTCGATGATATGATCGACACCGCTGGCACCATCGTAAAAGCAGCTGAGATTTTCAAAGAGCGTGGCGCAACTAGCGTAATGGCGTTTTGCACGCATCCAGTGCTTAGCGGACCAGCCTATGATAGGCTAAAACTTGGCTTTTTAGACGAGCTAGTGGTGACTGATACGATCCCATTAAAAGAAGAACTCCCTTGTATAAAAGTGCTAAGCACAGCTTCACTCTTTGGTGAAGTGATACGCCGTGTTTATCACAACGAAAGCGTAAATAGCTTGTTTTAA
- the rimO gene encoding 30S ribosomal protein S12 methylthiotransferase RimO: MPKLHLISLGCNKNLVDSEIMLGRLQNYDITDDISDADVIIVNTCGFIKSAKEESIQTILEMHEARKNGSLLVVTGCLMQRYKDELMKELPEVDLFTGVADYDKIDEIILKKQNLFSPETYLQANEERVITGSNYHAYIKISEGCNQKCSFCAIPTFKGKLKSRSLENIVNEVKNLVKKDYYDFSFLSQDSSSYMRDHGVSDGLINLIDEIEKIEGVRSARILYLYPSTTSRELISRIIASPIFHNYFDMPIQHISENMLKIMKRGSGAKKIKELLNLMRNAKNSFLRTGVIVGHPGESEEDFEELCEFLEEFKFDRISAFAYSKEEDTASFEMEQIPAKIISKRLSKIEKITKKAINESLQKELGKQIYASLEGISSEGEMFYAAKKDIWDKDIDGEILINESDVKELEIGSLYLCEVSDVVDQKLVATIIKKAK; the protein is encoded by the coding sequence ATGCCAAAACTTCATCTAATCTCGCTTGGTTGTAATAAAAATTTAGTTGATTCAGAGATCATGCTAGGACGCTTGCAAAACTACGATATCACAGACGATATCAGCGACGCAGACGTCATCATCGTAAATACCTGCGGCTTTATCAAATCCGCCAAAGAAGAGAGCATCCAAACCATACTTGAGATGCACGAAGCTCGCAAAAATGGCTCTTTGCTGGTAGTGACTGGCTGTCTTATGCAGCGCTACAAAGATGAGCTTATGAAAGAACTGCCAGAGGTCGATCTCTTTACCGGCGTGGCTGATTATGACAAGATCGACGAGATCATCTTGAAAAAGCAAAATTTATTTAGCCCAGAAACCTACTTGCAAGCAAACGAAGAGCGTGTGATAACTGGCTCAAACTACCACGCCTACATCAAAATTTCAGAGGGCTGTAACCAAAAATGTAGCTTTTGCGCGATACCGACATTTAAGGGCAAACTAAAATCACGCTCGCTTGAAAACATCGTAAATGAGGTCAAAAATTTGGTTAAAAAAGACTACTACGACTTTAGCTTTTTATCCCAAGACTCAAGCTCATACATGCGCGATCATGGCGTTAGCGACGGGCTAATAAATTTAATAGATGAGATAGAAAAGATAGAAGGCGTAAGGAGTGCTAGGATACTTTACCTCTACCCAAGCACGACCAGTAGGGAGCTCATTTCGCGCATCATCGCTTCACCTATCTTTCACAACTACTTTGACATGCCCATCCAGCACATCAGCGAAAATATGCTAAAGATAATGAAGCGTGGAAGTGGTGCTAAAAAGATAAAAGAGCTTTTAAATTTGATGAGAAATGCCAAAAATTCATTCTTACGAACTGGCGTCATCGTGGGACACCCAGGCGAGAGCGAGGAGGATTTTGAGGAGCTTTGCGAGTTTTTAGAAGAGTTTAAATTTGATAGAATTTCCGCCTTTGCCTACTCAAAAGAAGAAGACACAGCCTCTTTTGAAATGGAGCAAATCCCAGCTAAGATCATCTCAAAAAGGCTAAGCAAGATAGAAAAGATCACCAAAAAAGCGATAAATGAGAGCCTTCAAAAAGAGCTTGGCAAGCAAATTTACGCATCGCTTGAGGGCATTAGTAGCGAGGGCGAGATGTTTTACGCAGCCAAAAAAGATATTTGGGACAAAGATATAGACGGCGAAATTTTAATAAATGAAAGCGACGTAAAGGAGCTTGAGATCGGCTCGCTCTACCTTTGTGAGGTCAGCGACGTGGTTGATCAAAAACTAGTCGCCACCATCATTAAAAAAGCAAAATGA
- the tilS gene encoding tRNA lysidine(34) synthetase TilS: MISQNVLDRLSLGANLLAFSHGIDSTALFYILHEAGVKFDLAIVDHNAREQSKFEVESAKDLASKFGKKIYIKSVKLGRSNFEKNAREARYEFFGEICQKYGYKNLILAHQFDDKFEWFLMQLGKGAGLKELFGMSELERREHFWLVRPLLNLRKKELQNYLDERGLRYFVDETNLEGKLKRSFVRLNFSEPFLDEYFSGVKRSFEFLEADRQILLPNITKMDDEIFIIKNDSNVVRGVDMAAKELNVLLSKAQKDELSANLAKQTSVVLSGKIAVGYAGAFILVTPFCKAVMPKIFKEKARILKLPAINRGYLFTINFDLLRLNFGSSNYKKEILA; the protein is encoded by the coding sequence ATGATAAGCCAAAATGTGCTTGATAGGCTAAGCTTGGGCGCAAACCTGCTTGCCTTCTCGCACGGCATCGATAGCACCGCACTTTTTTACATTCTACACGAGGCTGGGGTCAAATTTGATCTAGCCATAGTCGATCACAACGCCAGAGAGCAGAGTAAATTTGAAGTTGAAAGCGCCAAAGATCTTGCTAGCAAATTTGGCAAAAAAATCTACATAAAAAGCGTAAAATTAGGTAGGTCAAATTTTGAAAAAAACGCGCGTGAGGCGAGGTATGAGTTTTTTGGTGAAATTTGCCAAAAATATGGCTATAAAAATTTGATCCTAGCGCATCAATTTGACGATAAATTTGAGTGGTTTTTGATGCAGCTTGGCAAGGGCGCTGGGCTAAAAGAGCTCTTTGGTATGAGCGAGCTTGAGAGGAGAGAGCACTTTTGGCTGGTTAGACCGCTTTTAAATTTACGCAAAAAAGAGCTTCAAAACTACCTTGACGAGCGAGGTTTGCGCTACTTCGTCGATGAGACAAACTTAGAGGGCAAGCTTAAAAGAAGCTTTGTAAGACTAAATTTTAGCGAGCCGTTTTTGGACGAGTACTTTAGCGGTGTGAAAAGAAGCTTTGAGTTTTTGGAGGCTGATAGGCAAATTTTGCTGCCAAATATCACAAAAATGGATGATGAAATTTTCATTATAAAAAATGATAGTAACGTCGTTAGGGGCGTCGATATGGCGGCAAAAGAGCTAAATGTGCTTTTAAGTAAGGCTCAAAAAGATGAACTAAGCGCAAATTTAGCAAAGCAAACAAGCGTGGTACTAAGTGGCAAAATCGCCGTTGGCTACGCTGGTGCATTTATCTTAGTAACGCCATTTTGTAAAGCCGTAATGCCAAAAATATTTAAAGAAAAAGCTAGAATTTTAAAGCTCCCAGCGATAAATAGAGGCTATTTATTTACTATAAATTTTGATCTATTAAGGTTAAATTTTGGGTCAAGCAATTACAAAAAGGAGATTTTGGCTTAA
- a CDS encoding tetratricopeptide repeat protein, translating to MKKYLLLLTALFFAGCLNVIGIGETPKQDDSWQQPKDEKVVQNKEQISKNAIDLLTPKCESGDAEACNDLGVNFELMKEYDNAYANYKKACDAKVQLACSNLGTLYENGLGVKKDPKKAVEIYKDSCNSGGVQACYHLGNAYRKGEIVKQDYYLAMEAYTNACNAGDLPSCANIGAMYELGLGMNKDEKRAYGIYKVACFRGLNKACPQMKRLGAKLGM from the coding sequence ATGAAAAAATATCTACTACTTTTAACTGCTCTATTTTTTGCAGGTTGCTTAAACGTCATCGGCATCGGAGAGACGCCAAAGCAAGATGACTCATGGCAGCAGCCAAAGGACGAAAAGGTGGTGCAAAACAAAGAGCAAATTTCAAAAAATGCGATCGATCTTTTAACACCAAAGTGCGAGAGCGGCGATGCTGAAGCTTGCAACGATTTGGGTGTAAATTTTGAGCTTATGAAAGAGTATGACAATGCCTACGCAAACTACAAAAAAGCTTGCGATGCGAAGGTGCAGCTTGCTTGCTCAAACCTTGGCACGCTCTATGAAAACGGTCTTGGCGTAAAAAAAGATCCAAAAAAAGCGGTCGAAATTTACAAAGATAGCTGCAATAGTGGCGGTGTGCAAGCTTGCTATCATCTAGGCAACGCCTACCGCAAGGGTGAGATCGTAAAACAAGACTACTATCTAGCGATGGAAGCCTACACAAACGCTTGCAACGCTGGAGATCTCCCAAGCTGCGCAAATATCGGCGCGATGTATGAGCTAGGTCTTGGCATGAACAAGGACGAAAAGAGAGCTTATGGGATTTACAAAGTCGCTTGCTTTCGTGGCCTAAACAAGGCGTGCCCACAGATGAAAAGGCTTGGCGCAAAGCTTGGCATGTAA
- a CDS encoding dihydrolipoyl dehydrogenase family protein: MKYDIVIIGFGKAGKTLAVKAAALGKKVALIERSPKMYGGTCINVGCIPTKRLITAAKEAIYADNSVENEYYTLSIENKNKLISALNSKNYAMLNDKENIDVIDGVGSFKDKNSVLVTTSNGEQKVVEGEFIIINTGSKEAYAPFEITNSNVFSSKTLLDLKTMPKHLVIVGSGFIGIEFASMFANFGSKVTIVGRSPLLKNEDEDIAKSVKDALNVQGIEILEGCEIESLKDNALNFKQDNEDRLIKADAFLVALGRVANLDDLNLKAAGVELNEKGFIKTNERLQTNVPNIYAVGDVRGGELFTYTSLDDFRIVFSQIFGDKKRTTQNRSIHANVLFTDTPLARVGVNAKEASKLGLNFKELKLSMAAVPGAKVLNHDVGMLKAIVEASSGEILGASFHCIYANEIINEIAIAMNLKADANFFKNQIFTHPSISEALNDLFGQY; encoded by the coding sequence ATGAAATATGACATTGTTATTATTGGATTTGGTAAGGCTGGCAAGACGCTAGCTGTAAAGGCTGCTGCGCTTGGCAAAAAGGTCGCGCTAATCGAGAGATCGCCGAAGATGTATGGAGGCACTTGCATAAACGTGGGTTGCATACCGACAAAACGTCTAATCACAGCTGCAAAAGAGGCAATATATGCAGATAATAGCGTTGAAAACGAGTATTACACGCTTAGCATCGAAAACAAAAATAAGCTAATCTCAGCTTTAAATTCTAAAAACTATGCGATGCTAAATGATAAAGAAAATATCGACGTGATCGATGGCGTTGGCTCGTTTAAAGATAAAAATAGCGTCCTAGTTACAACCTCAAACGGCGAGCAAAAAGTCGTTGAAGGCGAGTTTATCATAATAAACACTGGCTCAAAAGAGGCGTATGCGCCATTTGAGATAACAAACTCAAACGTCTTTTCAAGCAAAACCTTGCTCGATCTAAAAACTATGCCAAAGCATCTTGTCATCGTTGGCAGCGGATTTATCGGTATCGAGTTTGCATCGATGTTTGCAAATTTTGGCTCAAAAGTGACCATCGTTGGACGCTCACCACTTCTAAAAAACGAAGATGAAGACATAGCTAAAAGCGTAAAAGATGCGCTAAACGTGCAAGGCATCGAAATTTTAGAGGGCTGCGAGATAGAGAGCCTAAAAGATAATGCGCTAAATTTCAAACAAGATAATGAAGATAGGCTCATCAAGGCAGATGCGTTCTTAGTAGCGCTTGGCAGAGTAGCAAATTTAGATGACCTAAATTTAAAAGCAGCTGGTGTTGAGCTAAATGAAAAAGGCTTTATAAAGACAAATGAGCGCCTTCAAACAAATGTGCCAAACATCTACGCAGTGGGCGACGTGCGCGGCGGAGAGCTTTTTACCTACACTAGTTTGGATGATTTTAGGATAGTTTTCTCGCAAATTTTTGGCGACAAAAAACGCACCACACAAAACAGAAGTATCCATGCAAACGTGCTATTTACCGACACTCCGCTAGCAAGAGTTGGCGTAAATGCAAAAGAAGCTAGCAAGCTTGGGCTAAATTTCAAGGAGCTAAAACTTAGCATGGCAGCAGTGCCAGGAGCGAAGGTGCTAAACCACGATGTGGGCATGCTAAAAGCGATCGTTGAAGCTAGTAGTGGCGAAATTTTGGGGGCAAGCTTTCACTGCATCTACGCAAATGAGATCATAAATGAGATCGCGATCGCGATGAATTTAAAAGCAGATGCAAATTTCTTTAAAAACCAAATTTTCACTCATCCAAGCATCAGCGAAGCCCTAAATGACTTGTTTGGACAATACTAA
- a CDS encoding tetratricopeptide repeat protein, with the protein MKKVLNFGLIVAASFMLSGCWSWQKMVSFGFWQSDEEARAERLELEKEKMVQNCESGNSVDCNNLAVNFSNEKDFVKAKGYYEKACNAGLATACSNLGQIYEQGLVDEQKDIEKALKLYKLACDSGDGVGCYNEAMGLKSYIESENLKTHKIDRTKAEARVLKLLAKSCELEYAQSCFLLAKLSGDETKADALYKRACQFGKCVDKR; encoded by the coding sequence GTGAAAAAAGTTTTAAATTTTGGACTTATCGTAGCTGCTAGCTTTATGTTAAGTGGCTGTTGGTCGTGGCAAAAGATGGTTAGCTTTGGCTTTTGGCAAAGTGATGAGGAGGCTAGGGCGGAGCGTCTTGAGCTCGAAAAAGAGAAGATGGTACAAAACTGCGAGAGCGGAAATAGCGTCGACTGCAACAACCTAGCTGTAAATTTTAGCAATGAAAAGGACTTTGTAAAGGCAAAAGGCTACTACGAAAAGGCTTGCAATGCTGGGCTTGCAACTGCTTGCTCAAATTTGGGTCAAATTTATGAGCAAGGGCTAGTTGATGAGCAAAAAGACATAGAAAAGGCTCTAAAGCTTTATAAACTAGCTTGCGATAGTGGCGATGGCGTTGGCTGCTACAACGAGGCAATGGGACTAAAATCTTACATCGAAAGCGAAAATTTAAAAACTCATAAGATAGATAGAACCAAGGCTGAGGCTAGAGTTTTAAAGCTTTTGGCAAAGAGCTGCGAGCTTGAGTATGCGCAGTCGTGCTTCTTGCTTGCAAAGCTAAGCGGCGATGAAACAAAGGCAGATGCACTTTACAAAAGAGCCTGCCAATTTGGCAAATGCGTGGATAAAAGATAA
- a CDS encoding tetratricopeptide repeat protein, translated as MKKFIIFLFSILLFWGCSAEQISQNLGLSEPPLDPEVEQIADAIYLYNEGNYPKACKRFYDYAKDGNVLAMQQTGVCFRDGKGFSKDILRALFWFETAGRYGNIDGLRSAGYIYEYGLGVNKNLEKAIYFYEKATSLGSGEASYDLGLIYLGKNDYKKARIYLDEACYHGKEEACTKLKEMKF; from the coding sequence ATGAAAAAATTTATCATTTTTCTATTTAGCATTTTGCTATTTTGGGGCTGTTCAGCAGAGCAAATTTCGCAAAATTTAGGTCTTAGCGAGCCACCACTTGATCCTGAAGTCGAGCAGATAGCAGACGCCATCTATCTATATAACGAGGGCAACTACCCAAAGGCTTGTAAGAGATTTTACGACTACGCAAAAGATGGCAATGTCCTAGCCATGCAGCAAACTGGCGTTTGTTTTCGTGACGGCAAAGGCTTTAGTAAAGATATCTTAAGGGCACTTTTTTGGTTTGAGACAGCTGGCAGATACGGCAACATAGATGGTCTTAGAAGCGCTGGATATATCTACGAATACGGCCTTGGGGTCAATAAAAATTTAGAAAAAGCGATATATTTTTACGAAAAAGCCACAAGTCTTGGCTCAGGCGAGGCCAGCTACGATCTAGGACTTATCTACCTAGGTAAAAACGACTATAAAAAAGCTAGAATTTATCTTGATGAGGCTTGCTACCATGGCAAAGAAGAAGCCTGCACGAAGCTAAAAGAGATGAAATTTTAG
- the panC gene encoding pantoate--beta-alanine ligase, with translation MQIIRTINELENFVQNASGKIGFVPTMGALHNGHVSLIKKCVSENEVSIVSTFVNPTQFLPGEDLDKYPRKEQSDIQICEQNGVSAIFIPDEKELYFEDEPLIAAPKKLSTILEGKTRPGHFDGVLRVLNKLFRLTRANSVYMGKKDTQQLIIVQNMIKTFFLNIELVACDIVREPDGLALSSRNIYICDEDKCNALRLSRSLNKALNLIQNGEEEASEIKANMLEVLEPLKVDYVAVTDRNLNEISKVEKGNTIILVAAFVGKTRLIDNIWI, from the coding sequence ATGCAGATCATAAGAACTATAAACGAGCTTGAAAATTTTGTCCAAAATGCAAGTGGCAAGATCGGTTTTGTGCCGACAATGGGCGCACTTCACAACGGACACGTTAGTCTCATTAAAAAATGTGTGAGCGAAAATGAGGTAAGCATCGTCTCAACTTTTGTAAATCCAACTCAATTTTTACCAGGTGAAGATCTAGACAAATACCCAAGAAAAGAGCAAAGCGACATCCAAATTTGCGAGCAAAACGGCGTTAGTGCTATCTTTATACCAGACGAAAAAGAGCTTTACTTTGAAGATGAGCCGCTCATCGCCGCTCCAAAGAAGCTTTCGACCATCTTAGAGGGCAAAACTAGGCCTGGTCACTTTGATGGCGTCTTAAGAGTGCTAAATAAGTTATTTCGCCTAACTCGTGCAAATAGCGTCTATATGGGCAAAAAAGACACCCAGCAGCTCATCATCGTGCAAAATATGATAAAGACATTTTTCTTAAACATCGAGCTAGTGGCTTGCGATATCGTTAGAGAGCCGGACGGACTTGCGCTTTCAAGCAGAAACATCTATATCTGCGACGAAGATAAGTGCAACGCGCTAAGGCTTTCAAGATCGCTAAATAAAGCGCTAAATTTGATCCAAAACGGCGAAGAAGAGGCAAGCGAGATCAAGGCAAATATGCTTGAGGTGCTAGAGCCTTTAAAAGTTGATTACGTGGCGGTTACGGATAGAAATTTAAATGAAATTTCAAAGGTAGAAAAAGGCAATACAATAATCTTAGTAGCCGCCTTTGTTGGCAAAACTAGACTAATAGACAACATCTGGATATAA
- a CDS encoding pyridoxamine kinase, translating to MKRILTIQDISCVGKCSLTVALPIISAQGIEACILPTALLSTHTGFKNFTFRDLTDEFDAITQVWHKEGISFDGIYTGFLGSFRQLELIGKVFAEFDSGSLLRLVDPCMGDNGKLYHGFDEKFVAKMRELCTKAHVITPNITEASFMCEKSFLSEGYGEDYILELLEGLASFGVQKIVLKGIRYKQNECGIIAYDTKTKEKVEYFHEYLPFHASGTGDIFASVLFGSLINGESMQNAIKKAANFVFESIKITLKDNNRTSYGVQFEKLLGMLTIK from the coding sequence ATGAAGCGAATTTTAACTATACAAGACATCTCGTGCGTGGGCAAATGCTCGCTCACAGTCGCACTTCCCATAATCAGCGCCCAAGGCATCGAGGCGTGCATCTTGCCAACGGCACTGCTCTCAACTCACACTGGCTTTAAAAATTTCACTTTTCGTGATCTAACTGATGAATTTGACGCTATAACGCAGGTTTGGCACAAAGAGGGCATCAGCTTTGATGGAATTTACACTGGATTTTTAGGTAGTTTTAGGCAGCTTGAGCTTATAGGGAAGGTCTTTGCTGAGTTTGATAGTGGCTCTTTGCTAAGGCTTGTGGATCCTTGTATGGGCGATAATGGCAAGCTCTATCACGGCTTTGATGAGAAATTTGTTGCAAAGATGAGAGAGCTTTGCACAAAGGCACATGTCATCACGCCAAACATAACTGAGGCAAGTTTTATGTGTGAAAAGTCATTTTTAAGCGAGGGATATGGCGAAGATTACATTTTAGAGCTACTTGAGGGCTTGGCTAGTTTTGGCGTGCAAAAGATCGTTTTAAAGGGCATTAGATACAAGCAAAATGAGTGTGGTATCATAGCTTATGATACAAAGACGAAAGAAAAAGTGGAGTATTTTCACGAGTATTTGCCTTTTCATGCAAGCGGCACTGGAGATATCTTCGCTTCAGTGCTTTTTGGCTCGCTTATAAATGGCGAAAGCATGCAAAATGCTATCAAAAAGGCAGCAAATTTTGTGTTTGAGAGCATCAAGATCACGCTAAAAGATAATAACCGCACAAGCTATGGTGTGCAGTTTGAAAAATTGCTTGGTATGCTAACAATTAAGTAG